The sequence CGGGAGCTCCGGGGCAGCCATGCCTCTGCTTGGGGGATCTCCACGGGGTGACTGCAGGGTTGGTGGGGCGATGCCAGCTACGTGCAGGACATGAGTCAGTTCCTGCCACTCGGGAGCCAAGCTCCTGTTTGGGagaggctgggctggctgcaggctggcagcgcgtcctgctctgctccagctgtgcttAGCGATGCCCGCCTGGGTGTCCTGGCTGGTGTCTGGCTCTAGAAATAGCAGTAGAAATGCAACGAGACCTGGTGGGAAAACCCCCCAACCCTGACCATCTTACCAAGCAGAGGCACAGTGCCTGGAGAAGGCAGCATGCCTTCCCGCACCCTGTCCTAGTGGGCTTTGGTGGCTGCCGTGAtgcttttccagaaaagctgtggaCCTTGCTGAGCCACCACTGGAGGGGCCACAGGCAACAGTGATGTCTGCTGGGCGAAGGGCACCACCTCCAGTCCAAGGGCCAGCTCGGGGGACATCTCCTGCAGCCTCAGTGGCAGAGTGGTTGCCCGGTCCATGGCCCAgtggccaggcagagctgggctgtgccctGGTTGGAGCCTTTGCCGCTGACCTGTTTTGGTGATGCCACAGCAGGTCTGGCCCCGGCAGCCTGGCGCGTGCGCCCGATAACACCGCTGTGTCAGAGCCGTATTGTAAAAGCAGCTGAGGTTTCTTTCAAGTATTTGACCTACAGCAAGGTGGGCTGTGTGGCTGTGGCACTGGTGCAAATGTATAGTTATATATGTCAGAGAAATAGAAGCCTGAATTGCTCCTTGACGGCAGCGCAGTGGGGATGGCGTCAGGGCTTCCACAGCGTGTCCACTGTGGGGCACTGGGTGGGAGCTGAGGTAATTAGCTGCTTGATGATTATGCCACTAAAAAGTCTTTGCCTGGCAGTGTAAAAAGAACTAATGCATTGCCAGGTTATTTAATCTcaataaatcattttaaaatattcagctgtTATTTACATTAAAGCAACATTTGATGCTTCTGGACAGAAATATAGAGGAGATTCAATATTTGTTATACATTAATTGAGCAGACTTAGGTGAGTAAATTTACTTTAATAGTTTTTTGCCTAATAATATTAAGCCTAAAAGAGAATGAAGGAGGGGTTTGCTGGAACATTCAGAGCTGTGAAAATCTGTCGGTTCCTCACTGTCTGATCACGTTTTGTAGTGCTTAGGAAAAAGCCGCgtcccagctcagctgcctcGCTGCCCCCGCGTGCGTTTGCTGGGGGTGGTTTATGGCGGGGGTTGCTCTGTCACTGGTGCTGCAaacctggctgctgcagctgctcgcTAGCAAGACTTCGTACCTTGATCCGGTGGCAGTcatgcatttctttatttttaagcgCGTGCTTAAATTCTGTTCGCTTAAGGGCAATACAGTGTCTCACCAAATAAGTGGCAATAATGAGGTAATTAGTTAACAATTTTAGAACATCAAGCTATTCCCAATTTCACCTTGGCCACCTCCGGCTGGTAGCTCAGCGACCAGGTGTTTGCACAGACCTTTCTCTAGTCACAGCAGCGACCATCATCAGCGACCACCACCATCATCATCGTTACCTGCAGTGGATTGAATGGAGAAATGTTGGGAGGAATTTGCAATGCGACCTTGCGAAAATAAAGAGCTAATGGAAGGAGTGCCGTTGCTCTGTGTGAAGAACTATCTCCACTTCAGCGAACGCCATCTCCTCCCGGTGCTGACAGGCTGGCAGCCCTCTCCACTGCTCAGCTCTGGCTCTTGCAGACCCGGAGCACAGCACATTTTGCTATCACCTTCTTGCAGATCGTACTCAAACGTGATCCTGGCTGCAGCATTGCCAGGTGCACTGGGGAAGAGCGAGCAACGCTAAAATAAATATCCACCATTGCAGCCACTGGAAAATTAAGTGACTTCTTAACTGGTTTTGTAAACCTTCAAGTCAAGCCTTATCTTTGCAGGTGAGTTCAGGAGATGACCAGGTGGAAAAAGCCTTATTTGGAGTCACATGTTTTCAGCAAGAGGCAGCATCGAGTGCCAccagcccagagcagcactgTACACGCTGGCTGAGGCACGGCATGCTGAGCCGCGGCGggttttccttatttcctgTGTGCAGCCTGATTCAGGCACAGAAAACTCTTGACCCCTTCAGTTGCCGTTTCTGAACAACGCCCCCTTTGCATTTTCCAGTCCCACTACAGTAGGTTTTGGGCTGTGACATGACCaaggctgcagaggagcaaCTGAAACGATCAACTAAGCGTGAATAGCACGAGCCAAGAAGCCACGGTTTCCTCTCCCCACGTGCAGAGCTGTGggtcagcagcagctcttggtGCTCCTACAGCACTGACTGAGCTTGGCCAACGTTGTAGCTCGAGACTCCAACTTTGCCAAGAGATGGGATTTCTGGGAACCTGCTCTGAATCAAATCTTAACGTTTTCAGGCTGCACAACCCCAGACCAGCTCTGGCTCctgaaaactgaacacagggtCTTGAAAGCAATGGGCTTGGCCTCACTGATGCCCTGTCTGATAACTTCTCATCTTCTGAAGCAGCAAGACTTAGTAATAACGAGAGAAAAGTGCAGGAGAAACCCTTCAGTGGCAGGACCTGCCCTTTAGACACCTACTGCCTTGTGGAGCGTGTTTGCAGTTCCGCAGCACCGAAACGTGGCCACTGCCCCGCACCAGCCTGGCCGTGCCCGAAGCAAGCCCTGCTTGCAGCGGCTGCGCAGGAGGAGCTGAGGGTTCCCCCTGGCCTCTCTGAGCCTCCTGGTTCACACCAGCAGACACCCCCCCACACTTTACCCTCCTGTCTTTGTAGcttgcaggaggagagggacaCACGGCTCGCACGGAGGTGACCGCAGTGTGATTCATAGGCACAGCTGCGGTTCTGTGGGAATAAAACCCTCCCCTGCCTCACGGGCCggaagaaaatcagaacaaaCGTTCTTAGGAAAGGAGGAGCAGGGTAGCCAAGCCAGAGTAAACAAGCAATGAGAGAAGGGTGTGGGAAGGGGGGGACAAGTGTGTCGGCCAGCAGACGCTATCTGGCTGTGGAGAGGACGGTAATGGGTTTCTCATGTTGTCTTTCTGGCAGTCGCAGGTTCTCCATATCTCCAAGAGCGATCCGACTGATGCTTTGATGTTGGCATCTATGCTGGTTGCACCCAAAGCAGCATGATTTTTGCTGCTTTAGGTTCCAGCTCCGTTTTTGTGTCTCTCAGCATCtaggggctggaggggcacccAGTCTGTGGGGTTAGGAAAGGCGTGGGGCAGTGCATGGCTTTGCACCCCTCAGCACTGCAACAGCTGGTCCCTGGGCCACAGCAGAGCTTCTCTGTCGTGCACATGAGAGCAGCAGTTGTACAAGGcatgcatttctttaaaaagctggaTCTTTACAAGCTGTGGTGGGTGAGCAGCGCACAGGCATTGTCTGACAGCAGCAGTTATGCACGGCTGTATGGTTTAACCCCACTGACAGCTTCAGAAGCTGCAGGTCTGAGTCCATGTGTGACCTCAGGGCCCCTCAACGGTGTGTCTCCTACAGAACCGACACGTCACACACAGAGGCCAACAACCCCAGCCCTAGGTGGTGGGAGCTAGGTGGAGCTGCCCACATCAGCACTGTTGTTGGAGGATGCACACAGCAGGGATATCACATCAGGGAGAAGAGCCTGGTGTCCCTGGCTCCCACCTCCACACCTGGATGTGAGACTCTGGAGACACAAACCCTAACTTGTAACTGCCCTAAGCAATCCATCAGTAGCCATTGCTTTCAGATGCTGgctcagaaaaatcagaagctCGCGTGGGCTGCAGTCTGGCACACAGAAGCCAGGAACTGCACTGCTGGGGAAACTAGTAGGATCCCTGGTTTCCACAAGGATGTGTACTGTCCACCTTAGTGTATGGGGTAGCACAGGAAGAGACATCGCATCACAGGACCCCTGCAGTCTCCACTGaaagccagcactgctgcaggcttAAGAGCAGCCCAAGCTGCAGCAAGTGGGCTGTGCTATAAAGGCTGTGAGTGTGTGGTGATGCTCGTTAAGTCTTTAGCTACCTATTACTGTGTAGAACTGAGAGCCAACATTGTCCCAGCTGTAATTGGTTAACCCAGAAGTTCACGTAGCCCGGTAGCGTGCCCCAGCGTGCCTGGTAGTGGATGCTTAGAGCAAGAGAGTAAGCTGGTGGTTACAGAGTGagtcttcctcctcttctcacACTCTTGTAGTTGGTGGTTTAGGCTCATGCAATGATAAAGGCTTTTTTAAGACTCCAAGTCCTTACCTGCTGTTGAAGGATGTCTGCGGGCAGGGGCAGTGCTTGGCATTTCTCAGGAATAGCAGCTGAGTCACCTCCCCAAATCACTTTGCAGAGGCACTGAGGACAGGTGAGATTTTTCACCCCTCCATGAGCACAGGTTCCtcaggggggtgggtgggccTCTTGTGGCATTTGCCACAATGCTGACAACTTTAACCGCAGGAAAGTAACGAGTGCTCATTTATGTAACGGCTTtatcttggttttgttcttgatGCTGTAGGTATAATAGTTTGGTGACTGGCAAGCGGGCAAGAGGACTCattgctgtgctgtggctcCTGTCCTTTGGAATTGGATTGACTCCGCTTATGGGCTGGAATAAAGCTATGAGCGGTTGTCCCAATGCCACCAATGAGACAGGGGCTGACACCGGGACAGAACACCATGGCTGCTTCATCTCATGCCTCTTTGAGAATGTGGTAACGATGAGCTACATGGTGTACTTCAACTTCTTTGGCTGCGTGCTGCTTCCACTTGTTATCATGCTGGGAATCTACATTAAGATATTCATGGTCGCCTGCAAACAGTTGCATCAGATCGAACTGATGGGCAACTCCAGGACCACGCTGCAGAAGGAGGTCCACGCAGCCAAGTCTCTGGCCATCATTGTAGGACTTTTTGCCTTCTGTTGGCTGCCCCTGCATATCTTGAACTGCATCACTCACTTCCATGAGGAGTTCGCCAAATCCAAGCCTGAGTGGGTGATGTATGTGGCCATCATCCTCTCCCACGCCAACTCTGTCATCAACCCCATCATCTATGCCTACAGGATCAGGGACTTCCGCTACACCTTCCGCAAGATCATTTCCAAGCTCCTCTGTAAGACAGATGACTTCCCCAAGTGCGCCACTGACAACAACCAGCACCTGACTGTCACCAACATCAACTCTCCGGTAGCCTCTGTGACCATATGACTTTGCATGTCCTGCTCGGAGGATTGTGCAGCCTGTCCCTGACACTACCCTTCCCTGTGCCTACATGAACAGTCACAGCTAACTCCTAGAGGAGTGCTCAGAGATGACCACTATGCAGTtatgcagctgtattttttttttttaattatttttgtaattaacaTAGTGCCTCCTAGAGGAATAACCTGACAGGGGAGACTGAGCACAGCTCGCCCTCGACTTTAAACCCAGGTTGCGTGAGTGCTGGTGACTGTATTGTGTTTCCTTTCCAGGTCAGACACTGACTGTGGAAGACCCACCTGCTGGGGTGTTTCCCCAATCGTGCTGCTCATGTCAAATCCTAggatctttattttaattattatttttttttaatctttggaTTCATTTAGGAGTAATaattttgtgtctgtttttgAGTTGTTCTTTCAGTCCATACTTGACAGCACTTTGGTAATACCCTAATTATTCCATCAATTGTTTGATGCAGCTAGTATTCTCTGATGGGAAAAAAGTCTTACTTAGCCCAGTTGCTGGTGTGAAACTGAATCTGCGTTCCAGGCTCTGAGGGGCGGGACCACGTTGAtgggaaaacagcagaaatggcCAGCTATTTTTGGCCCCAGTATGGAAGCCCTacttactgaaaaagaaacattttaggAAAGAGCTGACTAAAGTTTTAGAACAATGTTTTTATTGCCTTTAGATCACTTTGGTCTACAGGATTGTGCAGACCAGCGCTTcaggtttgctttctgtttccagctATCAAAATGCAGAAGGCAGAAGTGCCCTAATGGTCTCAGCGAGTCTGATCCAGCGTCGCTCAGGTTAGTGCAACCACTGCCTTGGTGACACGATGTCTACAATCAGGTTTTTGCTCCCAAGTCCAAGTACCTGACAGCCTTGCAGGGCTTCCAGAAGTGCAGGCTTCAGCTGCGATAGCTG comes from Falco naumanni isolate bFalNau1 chromosome 1, bFalNau1.pat, whole genome shotgun sequence and encodes:
- the ADORA2B gene encoding adenosine receptor A2b translates to MNGSSSTPWALAMDTMKTTYIVLELIIAVLSIAGNVLVCWAVAINSTLKNATNYFLVSLAVADIAVGLLAIPFAITISIGFHVDFHSCLFFACFVLVLTQSSIFSLLAVAIDRYLAIKIPLRYNSLVTGKRARGLIAVLWLLSFGIGLTPLMGWNKAMSGCPNATNETGADTGTEHHGCFISCLFENVVTMSYMVYFNFFGCVLLPLVIMLGIYIKIFMVACKQLHQIELMGNSRTTLQKEVHAAKSLAIIVGLFAFCWLPLHILNCITHFHEEFAKSKPEWVMYVAIILSHANSVINPIIYAYRIRDFRYTFRKIISKLLCKTDDFPKCATDNNQHLTVTNINSPVASVTI